ACGATCAGTTCAAGGTAGGCACCGCGCAGATCATCGGGGTCTTGGCTGGCGCGTTGGCTAATGGTGATCCGGAAACAGCCAGTTGGGTAGCGGGAAATGCTGAGCGATATAATGCCCAAGTCCATCGCGAAGCTGCGGCACGACTAAAAACAGGCTTTGATGCCCTTCACTCCGAGGGTAAATATCTTGACTTGCAACCCCAAGATGTTTTGGTGGATTTGCAAAAAATTGTTGATGGAGAGAAGGATCGCTCTAAACTAAATCCTCGAGTCGTCGAGTTCCTCAACCAGTTTCCACCTGCTCAGTTGCGTGATCTGTTTTTTGAGCCAACAGAAAAAGAGCGGCTTGTGATGTTGGGGATTGAGCTAGGTTTTCCTTCCATTACAGGTAAAGGAAAGGCAGCGGTTACTGTCGGTGAGAAGCTGACGAAGGAAGCGTTAGAAGTAGTTGAGAAAAAGTTTGGAGAGGCTCTTGGGGCAAAAGCTATTAGCGGCGGACTAGGTCCGATGTATAGGAAAGCGGATAGCCCACAACTGGAAAAAATTCTAACGTCATATTTTGGAGCGGATAAGACCGGTACTCGTATAGGGAATGGTGGCTTAGCTGATGCATTGAGATATGAAAAACAGAGTGGAGTACTGTTATCTGATTCAGGGCACGCCCAGAAGGCAGTTGAAATGCAGACCCGACTTAACAATTTTATTAGAAAAGCAGACAATCAACCTCCCGGGTCGTATCCAAACACCCAGAGAGATATTGAGTATGCTCATGAGCTATTGAGGGACTTGAGTAATGCACTTAAGCGCTAAGGTGTTTACTGGTTTTGTGAATTGGCTGCTCTCTTTATGCCTTTTTTCCGAGGATAGACTTCTTGAAGTGCTTGAGGAGTTTGATGGTGTTCAGGGAGTTGTAGAAAGCAATTTATATATATCGGCATATGAGGAGATTGCTCGCTACCTTGCCCATCTTCGATCCCTTGAAGAAATGATTTCCTTTTTTGAGTCGAATAGTGAAATTCTGAGCGAGTTGCCGGGGGAGCAGTATTACTTTGTTGAGGCTGTAGTTGATGTGTATTCTGCCGGTGGACAAAATGTTGCGAGATTGATTAATGCTTCGCCAGAAAGATACAGGGAGTATTTGATTAGGCGCTTTGGGTAGTTAGTAAAAATACATTCCCCGAAAATGACGATGAGTGCCGGTGAGGTTATATTTGACGACTTTGCTGTTGGTACGTCGAGAATTTTTATTGGCTATGGCCCCAGTGGGGGTGCCAAATTAGTGGGGCCGCTTAAAAAGCTTCTGGAATATACTCAGTCTCAAGGAGGCAAGACTATCACCTTTAAAGGTTATTATGCGTCAGAGGAAGGTGCAGCATTAGGGGCGGGAAAAGTAGGGGAGAAGTTCTCCTTGAGTTTCCCTGCTACCAAAGAAGGTCTTAGAGATTTCTTGAAAGGGCTAAAGCAGTGAGTCGTCTAAAGACAGTGAGCAAGCATCTTGGAAGTCTCAATATGTCTGGTTATGGAGACTACATATCTCTCAGTAATGACCCTGATTTGGGTGTGGGGGTATATAGGATCAATCTGGATGGATGTGTCTTGAAACTTTTTGAAAAAGGCTTGGTTATAAAGTTTTATGAGAAAAGTATGCGTATGTTTTATTCCGATATTTCAAAAATTACTAGCCATCTCTCTGCTGCTGTATTTTCAAAAGCTTCGGCAGCCAAAAATGTGAGTATTTCAATTCCATTAGAAATTCATTTCTCGGAGGAGGTTGTGGTTTTTGATGTGCAGTTATTGGTTTGCTCTAGGGTGTTAATTGTTTTGAATGAGCTGTGGCGAGGTTCGAATAATTAAAAAGGCGAGCCTGCTAGGTTAAAAGATGCAAGTGCCGTAGGGGAGGTAGTGCAGGTGCACTTTGCTTTATTTAGATATGATGCTGAATTTTGAAGAGGTTAAGTCCTTGCTAGGGTTAAGGCTTTATTTGCTGAGGCATGAATCGTTTGACTAAGTGTGCTGATTTTTTTTTGGAGTTATGTGCTCTTGATAATTCGATGAGTCCACCTGCTGAGACTACAGAGAATCCTGTTTGGGAAAGAGTTTGTACAGCACTTGAAAATGCGTTTGATAATGGCGGATTTGTCTATCTTAGAGTAGTTGGTTTTGGGGCTTCCTTTGTCAAAGAGTTGTGCATGAAGTCTCTGTCTGGCCAGTATAGGTTAATTGTTCTAACAAATTCTTCTGATCCTAAAGCTGAGCTGCAAGAGTGGTGGGAGCCGGGAGATTCTCCATTTCGTGGGTCCGTTCGTTTTGGTGATGATGATTGGGATGCCCGAACAGTGTGCTCAGATCTTTCAGTGGCGCGGGTTATATTTAGAGAGCTTTTCGATTGTGGTGATCTGCGTACAGGATTGCTACATATGCGTTCTCAGTGGGATCCAAAGCCTTAATCATTAAGTTAAATAAGTATCCCCCAGCATTGCCGGGGGATATTTGCTGTCTAGACTAAAACTACTCTTGTAACCGTCGTCCAGTCACATCCATCAAATCGCACCCATCGCGCAACAAAATGGTGCAGACCAGTGCCAGCTCTTGAAGAGCTACTGGTTTAATGTGTGGTAGTTCAGGATCCGCAAAGTTTTCCAGCAATTGAGTCACCGCACGAATACGGTAGGCCGCTGCATCGTGAAGCACATCGACAGGTGCCTGGGTGTCGATCAGCAGGTGGGGGATGTTGCAGTCGTGGCCGGTAATAGGCATGTAGCGATTCATGGTTTCTATCCTTGTGCCTGTCTGAGTATCGCTACTCATTCGTCGCCAAACGAATGGGTGGCGGCTGTACGCAGGTTGGCGAACCGGCGACACAAGAAACCGGCAGACCCTAAGGTCTCCCACGCACAGCTGCCATAAAGCAAGGGCTGCGCTCGCAGCAGCGTATTCTGCCTGATTGCAGAATACGTAGCCTACTTGTGTCTCTCAGGTCGCCAAACCCGGTCGCCCTCTGGGCGACCAAACGACTGTAAGCCGCGCTGTGGTTGGCAGGAATAAGGCGAGTGCACGTCCGGCTGTAGGGTTTTTCTGATTAGTTAAGCGAGAGGCGACCCAATCTCCCCGCATATCAGTCTTACTGGCCGGTTGCTAAACCTTGCTGTCCTAACAGACGAGTCGAAACTACAAGACTTTCTGAAGCGAAAAGTCAGCACTTTCTGCAAGTCCTGTAAGACTATTCGCGGCCACTCCTAAGCATGCAAAACCCAACTCGGCAAATGACCGTTTCCGGATAAAAGTTGAAGGTTTTTCGACTAACGCGAGCGGAGCGAAGTTCTTAACATCCCGTCCCACCTTGTAATGTCAAAGTGAGATGAATGAAGTGCGTACTCTATTGCTAAAACTGGCTCTGCCAGTCTCCGTTGTTTTGTCGGGCCCGGCCTTGGCGGAATCTTTTACCTTGAGCAGTGCGACTATCGCTCAGGGCAAATCCATGAGTCGTGCGCAGGAGTTCCAGGGCTTCGGTTGCAGTGGCGGCAACCAGTCGCCCCAGCTGTCCTGGAGCGGCGCGCCGGCGGGTACTGAGGCCTTCGCGGTGTTTGCCTATGACCCCGATGCGCCCACCGGGAGTGGCTGGTGGCATTGGCAACTGGTCAACATTCCCAAGACGGTAACCACCCTGGCGGCTGGGGCGGGGGCTGCGGACAAGGCGGCGCCGGCCGGTAGCACCAGCCTCAAGAACGACTACGGCGCTTTCGGCTTTGGTGGCGCTTGCCCGCCTGAAGGCCATGGCGCCCACCGCTATCAGTTCACGGTGTTTGCCTTGTCGAAAAAACTGGAGTTGCCCGAGGGCGCTTCCGCAGCGCTGACCGGGTACATGGTGCGGGCTAACTCCATTGCTTCGAGTACGATCGAAGCACTGTATGAACGTAAGTAATTCCCAACTTTGATCTGATATTTCTGATGTTGCTATTTCAATATTCCGAAGCTGCGCAGGGCTTGTTATCAGAGTCCACATCGCTTTCGGTGGGATAGTAGAAACATATATATCCCTCGGCCTTGCCGGGGGATTTTTTTGGCCGGGGATTATGTGTAAGTGGTTTTCCCAGCTGTGTTGCTGACTCTTCCGAGTAGAGGCGAACCGGGTTTGCCGACTTTGAAGTAGACGATTGACTGCGGGTGGAAGGCGCTGAACCAAAGATGCTGGGTTTCAAGCAGTAGGGAATATCGGTCAATCACTATAAATGACCCTTTTGAAAGGAATTGATTTCAGCATGATCAAGGATGCACCCGCTTCGAGGTTCAGGATTCTGGCGCTGCATGGCCGGGGTAGTAATAACGATGTCACGAGGATGCAGTTGAAGAACCTCGGATTGAACGAGTCCGAGTACGACATTTTTTATTTGAACGGGCCGCTTCCCAGCCACCGGCCAGGACCGGGAATAGAAGAGTTCGAAGACTTGATTGCCGGTCCCTGGTATTCCTGGCTCCCCACCGACGATGGCGAACCGGCCCAGGCCCTGGCCGATGCCCTCTGTGATGCGGTCCTGCATGTACTCTCGGTCCTGGAAAAAGAAGGCCCGTTCGATGGCATTTTCGGTTTCAGCCAGGGCGGGGTGATCGCCAGTCTCGTCGATGGCTTGCCGGCGGACGCGGCGCTGATGGCGGCCTTGCAGAAGCGCACGGGGCGCTTGATCTCGCCGCGGCGGGAGAATGGCGCACTGTTTCGCGCCACCCTGATTGCCTGCGCCGGCGCCTCGTTGTCGCTGTCCGAACTGCGTTCGAGGGCCGGTCTTGGCCCGGTGCCGGCGCCGTCTCCCCAGTCTCGAAGCATTCACCTGATCGGGCGCGAGGACGACTACAAGCCCTGGTCGGAATCCCTGGCGCTGAGTGCCGCGGCGCGCGCGGTCTTCTACCTGGACGGCGGCCACGCCATCGAGCCGGTGCCACGCAATGACAGCGCGATTCGTGACCTTTTTCGCCACTACCTGAAGGGCACCGCTAACGCCTCTGAGCGTTCGCTTGCGCTGCCCGAGCCGCTCTGGCAGCGCTCCAGCGTTCTCAGTTCCCGGGCGATTGCC
This portion of the Pseudomonas sp. MRSN 12121 genome encodes:
- a CDS encoding YbhB/YbcL family Raf kinase inhibitor-like protein, whose amino-acid sequence is MNEVRTLLLKLALPVSVVLSGPALAESFTLSSATIAQGKSMSRAQEFQGFGCSGGNQSPQLSWSGAPAGTEAFAVFAYDPDAPTGSGWWHWQLVNIPKTVTTLAAGAGAADKAAPAGSTSLKNDYGAFGFGGACPPEGHGAHRYQFTVFALSKKLELPEGASAALTGYMVRANSIASSTIEALYERK
- a CDS encoding DUF6911 family protein; protein product: MNRLTKCADFFLELCALDNSMSPPAETTENPVWERVCTALENAFDNGGFVYLRVVGFGASFVKELCMKSLSGQYRLIVLTNSSDPKAELQEWWEPGDSPFRGSVRFGDDDWDARTVCSDLSVARVIFRELFDCGDLRTGLLHMRSQWDPKP